In Odontesthes bonariensis isolate fOdoBon6 chromosome 9, fOdoBon6.hap1, whole genome shotgun sequence, the following proteins share a genomic window:
- the LOC142388700 gene encoding cilia- and flagella-associated protein 337-like has product MGTRMEVAQLESRMNTKDYRRLQSLFLDSSGASRSLSRGEFIDLAWTSVGLGSKEEYGLLFDGVVVTQEHRGLLLGADGLKDDGRIDWPGLCSFLLLELSDKVKHSRAISGPRWKSPRTLTCPHRDPVQKVLYLQRSGQYLTVSKGGTVVLRDGEDLSVLHTHRLQNSTVTPKDLWVTDLVVLHNVQKIAVAFTCKEVGFYDTLSEQDFSCEFKLQGLSFVPWCLDYWMDPSHPDQAVLTIGDVGGQVSAILFTSAQISLFDRLSRRSDSDTQDIILWDELVKGKHCSCYVLTHQAHAPAWVRKVYYLGSLEAFVSCSTRPQSSLAIGWIEKQSRSLRVTTYATMKGVWDVDYHCELNLIATAGVDHQVLLWNPFVTSGLVFALTGHSSPVTAVHFMQTKQQLLSYSKDKVLCLWDVSNQVCIHRLAGVFPKTQEDTRTLLFLQEEHQHLLLSFNSQLFLLETMKEEKRTSSHEHPVTCVLYNSLFRQVVSSDSASSVICWLADTGQKVKQFDRCHGNSEISTMALDGTQTRLFTAGADGEVKVWDFNGRCLHRMKAGLGRPVVILKVLLLRRSILVMGWKRMLTVFHLHSFSRSTVEPSEWKGGVQHRGDILCAAFQPPQTLVTGSYDGEIIVWNSSTERAVKKLQRQDDHKDYEKQQENCTAITKLFFIPGRASGKGCADLVSCGGLGVIRLWNIQHSRLVGQFTAHNGDLGSIVMTVSPCGKYLVTADRGGTIKTWDIEHYCLKPDEGLNEGLPKLLHSFQPHLDYVTHLEILIHGNRLLLLSSSSDCSVALSHLPGETVGLFGQEHLWSLEKPHPGRKPGWDQSNYRGQEDTRSEGKRSPPVLCETDVEPGLNAAQGKREAGI; this is encoded by the exons ATGGGAACAAGGATGGAGGTGGCACAGCTTGAAAGCAGGATGAACACCAAGGACTATAGAAGATTACAGAGCCTTTTCCTT GATTCCTCTGGTGCATCTCGCTCCTTGTCCAGAGGTGAATTCATTGATCTTGCTTGGACATCAGTTGGCCTTGGGTCCAAGGAGGAATATGGCCTGCTGTTTGATGGCGTGGTTGTCACTCAGGAGCACCGCGGCCTCCTTCTAGGGGCCGATGGCTTGAAGGACGACGGACGTATTGATTGGCCAGGGCTGTGCTCCTTTCTGTTGCTCGAGCTGTCTGATAAAGTTAAGCACAGCAGAGCCATTAGTGGGCCTCGCTGGAAGTCACCGCGCACCCTGACCTGTCCGCATCGAGATCCTGTTCAAAAG GTGTTGTACCTGCAGAGGTCAGGCCAGTATCTGACGGTGAGCAAGGGAGGAACAGTGGTGCTGCGGGACGGAGAGGACTTGTCCGTTCTGCACACACATCGTCTGCAAAACAGCACCGTCACACCCAAAGACCTCTGGGTCACAGACTTGGTGGTTTTGCACAACGTGCAAAAG ATAGCTGTGGCTTTCACATGTAAAGAGGTCGGTTTTTATGACACACTGTCCGAACAGGACTTCAGCTGCGAGTTTAAACTTCAG GGTTTGAGCTTTGTTCCTTGGTGTCTGGACTACTGGATGGATCCCTCTCACCCTGACCAAGCTGTCCTCACCATTGGAGACGTTGGAGGGCAG GTCAGTGCTATACTTTTTACTTCAGCGCAGATCTCACTGTTTGACAGACTCAGTCGGAGGTCAGACTCTGACACACAAGACATCATCCTGTGGGATGAGTTGGTCAAAGGAAAACATTGCTCCTGTTACGTCCTCACACACCAAGCACATGCTCCTGCCTGGGTCAGAAAAG TGTATTACCTGGGCTCTCTTGAGGCCTTTGTGTCGTGCAGCACCAGACCACAGAGCAGCTTGGCGATTGGCTGGATAGAAAAGCAAAGCAGGAGTCTGCGAGTCACTACTTATGCTACAATGAAGGGCGTGTGGGATGTGGATTACCACTGTGAACTCAACCTAATAG CCACAGCGGGTGTGGACCATCAGGTCTTGTTGTGGAACCCATTTGTGACCTCTGGACTGGTGTTTGCGCTCACTGGGCACTCGAGCCCCGTCACTGCTGTTCACTTCATGCAGACCAAGCAGCAACTGCTCAGCTATTCCAAAGACAAG GTGCTCTGCCTGTGGGATGTGTCCAATCAGGTGTGCATTCACCGTCTGGCTGGTGTCTTCCCAAAGACGCAGGAGGACACACGTACACTCCTGTTCCTCCAAGAGGAGCATCAACACCTGCTGCTTTCATTCAACAGCCAGCTTTTTTTGCTCGAGACCAtgaaggaggagaagaggacCAGCAGCCACGAACATCCCGTTACCTGTGTGCTGTATAACAGTCTGTTCAGACAG GTTGTAAGCAGCGACTCGGCCTCCTCTGTGATCTGCTGGCTGGCTGACACAGGCCAAAAGGTCAAACAGTTTGACCGTTGCCACGGCAACAGTGAGATCTCCACAATGGCCCTTGACGGTACACAGACCAGGCTGTTTACTGCAGGCGCTGACGGAGAGGTCAAA GTGTGGGACTTCAATGGGCGCTGCCTTCACAGGATGAAGGCTGGCCTGGGGCGGCCTGTGGTCATCTTGAAGGTCTTGTTGCTGAGGAGGAGCATACTGGTGATGGGCTGGAAAAG GATGTTGACAGTTTTCCATCTTCATTCCTTCTCGCGGTCGACTGTCGAACCCTCCGAATGGAAGGGGGGTGTTCAGCATCGCGGGGATATTCTCTGTGCTGCATTCCAGCCTCCACAGACTCTtgtcacag GAAGCTATGATGGAGAGATCATAGTGTGGAACAGCAGCACAGAAAGAGCTGTAAAGAAACTGCAGCGACAGGATGACCACAAAGACTATGAGAAGCAGCAAG AGAATTGCACCGCCATCACCAAACTGTTTTTCATACCGGGACGTGCCTCCGGTAAAG GTTGTGCAGATTTGGTGTCCTGTGGCGGTTTGGGTGTGATCAGGCTCTGGAACATCCAACACAGCCGTCTGGTGGGACAGTTCACAGCTCACAACGGGGACCTGGGATCAATTGTAATGACGGTCAGCCCCTGTGGGAAATATTTAGTCACGGCTGATAGAGGAGGAACAATCAAGACGTGGGACATCGAG CATTACTGTCTTAAGCCAGATGAAGGACTCAATGAGGGACTCCCAAAACTACTGCATAGTTTCCAACCCCACCTTGATTATGTCACCCACTTGGAGATACTAATACACGGTAAtcggctcctcctcctctcatcATCATCAGACTGCAGCGTAGCTCTTAGCCACCTGCCTGGGGAGACCGTGGGATTGTTCGGACAG GAACATCTTTGGAGCTTGGAGAAACCACACCCGGGACGGAAACCAGGCTGGGACCAGAGCAACTACAGAGGGCAAGAAGACACCAGATCTGAAGGGAAAAGATCACCTCCAGTGCTCTGCGAGACTGATGTTGAGCCAGGACTAAATGCTGCACAAGGGAAACGAGAGGCAGGAATATGA